The following proteins are encoded in a genomic region of Candidatus Dormiibacterota bacterium:
- a CDS encoding NAD(+) synthase, with amino-acid sequence MASTERSFFDLYAQNFARLTVAIPRVALADPAANAREIARLYAEAADDGAALVLFPELALSGYSLDDLHQQEALLRGVLDGVHALLEATRKRPAVLVAGAPLRLEGRLFNCAVVLAGGRILGIVPKTYIPNYREFYEKRQFASSRDALAREVECCEQSAPLGADLLFRCAENPDLTLHVEICEDVWAPIPPSTYAALRGATVLVNLSASNITVGKTAYRHVLAASQSGRCIAAYLYAAAGQGESSTDLAWDGHGMIYENGDLLAESERFLARSQRITADVDLDRLVQERMRFTSFGDCATAHARALDGLRLVPFSFTPPAATFHLRRRIERHPFVPADPDRRDERCYEACNIQVSALEQRLRATGIKKVVIGASGGLDSTQALIVAARVMDRLDLPRTNVLAYVLPGYATSERTQQNALRLLEALGVTGQTIDIRPSCDQMLRDIGHPFAEGKKVYDVTFENVQAGERTSHLFRLANRHEALVVGTGDLSELALGYCTYGVGDQMAHYDVNASVPKTLIRHLIQWAADRNEVGDAASAVLRDVLTTAISPELVPGHDNTSPAQSTEKTIGPYELHDFSLYYLTRRGYRPAKVAFLLACAFGRDVPGGPADGRYPTDEIGRWLGVFLDRFFRQSQFKRSALPNGPKVGSGGSLSPRSDWRAPSDSAAAPWLSDLEGAIAWMTRSLPARRTPGPKTAGATRKSAASSRRGGRRAGRRR; translated from the coding sequence ATGGCCTCGACCGAACGGAGCTTCTTCGACCTGTACGCGCAGAACTTCGCGCGGCTGACGGTCGCCATCCCGCGCGTGGCGCTGGCCGATCCGGCCGCCAACGCCCGGGAGATCGCGCGCCTGTACGCCGAGGCGGCCGACGACGGCGCGGCGCTCGTCCTGTTCCCCGAGCTGGCGCTCTCCGGCTATTCCCTGGACGACCTGCACCAGCAGGAGGCGCTGCTGCGGGGCGTGCTGGACGGCGTGCACGCCCTCCTCGAGGCGACCCGGAAGCGGCCGGCGGTCCTGGTCGCCGGGGCACCGCTGCGGCTCGAGGGGCGTCTGTTCAACTGCGCGGTCGTCCTGGCGGGCGGCCGCATCCTGGGAATCGTGCCGAAGACCTATATCCCGAACTACCGCGAGTTCTACGAGAAGCGGCAGTTCGCCTCGTCGCGCGACGCGCTGGCGCGGGAGGTGGAGTGCTGCGAGCAGAGCGCACCTCTGGGGGCCGACCTCCTGTTCCGCTGCGCCGAGAACCCGGATCTCACCCTGCACGTCGAGATCTGCGAGGACGTCTGGGCGCCGATCCCGCCCTCCACGTACGCCGCGCTGCGGGGGGCGACGGTGCTCGTCAACCTCTCCGCCTCGAACATCACCGTCGGCAAGACGGCCTACCGGCACGTCCTGGCGGCGAGCCAGTCGGGGCGCTGCATCGCGGCGTACCTGTACGCCGCCGCGGGACAGGGGGAATCGTCCACCGACCTGGCGTGGGACGGTCACGGCATGATCTACGAGAACGGCGATCTCCTCGCCGAGTCGGAGCGCTTCCTGGCCCGGAGCCAGCGGATCACCGCCGACGTCGACCTCGACCGCCTGGTGCAGGAGCGGATGCGGTTCACGTCGTTCGGAGACTGCGCGACGGCGCATGCCCGGGCCCTCGACGGCCTGCGGCTCGTCCCCTTCTCGTTCACGCCCCCGGCGGCGACCTTTCACCTGCGGCGACGGATCGAGCGGCACCCGTTCGTCCCCGCCGATCCGGACCGAAGGGACGAACGCTGCTACGAGGCCTGCAATATCCAGGTCTCCGCCCTGGAGCAGCGCCTGCGCGCCACCGGCATCAAGAAGGTCGTGATCGGCGCGAGCGGCGGACTCGATTCCACCCAGGCCCTGATCGTCGCGGCGCGTGTCATGGACCGGCTCGATCTGCCGCGCACGAACGTCCTGGCGTACGTCCTCCCCGGCTACGCCACGTCCGAGCGCACGCAGCAGAATGCCCTGCGTCTCCTCGAGGCGCTCGGCGTCACGGGACAGACCATCGACATCCGGCCGTCGTGCGACCAGATGCTCCGGGACATCGGTCACCCGTTCGCCGAGGGGAAGAAGGTCTACGACGTGACGTTCGAGAACGTGCAGGCGGGAGAACGCACGAGCCACCTGTTCCGGCTGGCCAACCGGCACGAGGCCCTGGTCGTCGGCACGGGCGACCTGAGCGAGCTGGCGCTGGGCTACTGCACCTACGGCGTCGGCGACCAGATGGCGCACTACGACGTGAACGCCTCCGTGCCGAAAACGCTGATCCGTCATCTCATCCAGTGGGCGGCCGACAGGAACGAGGTGGGAGACGCGGCATCCGCGGTGCTGCGCGACGTGCTGACGACCGCCATCAGCCCGGAGCTCGTCCCGGGCCACGACAACACGTCGCCGGCCCAGAGCACGGAGAAGACGATCGGCCCCTACGAACTGCACGACTTCAGCCTGTACTACCTCACCCGGCGCGGCTACCGCCCGGCCAAGGTGGCGTTCCTTCTGGCCTGCGCGTTCGGGCGCGACGTGCCCGGGGGCCCCGCCGACGGCCGCTACCCGACGGACGAGATCGGGCGCTGGCTCGGCGTCTTCCTCGATCGCTTCTTCCGCCAGAGCCAGTTCAAGCGCTCGGCGCTTCCGAACGGACCGAAGGTCGGCTCGGGCGGCTCTCTCTCACCTCGCAGCGACTGGCGCGCGCCGTCCGACAGCGCGGCTGCGCCGTGGCTGTCGGACCTGGAAGGGGCGATCGCCTGGATGACGCGCTCCCTGCCCGCCCGCAGGACGCCGGGACCGAAGACGGCCGGCGCGACCCGGAAATCCGCGGCCTCCTCACGGAGAGGGGGCCGCCGGGCGGGTCGCAGGCGCTGA
- a CDS encoding VOC family protein has translation MIDHAVVRVRDLKRSARFYEAALQSLGYRRLKEFPGFVGLGAGDKTDLWIGQDDAVTRGVHLAFASRDRKAVDAFHAAALKAGGKDNGAPGPRAHYHPHYYGAFVLDPDGNNIEAVCHDPKG, from the coding sequence ATGATCGATCACGCGGTGGTGCGGGTCAGGGACCTCAAGAGGAGCGCGCGCTTCTATGAGGCGGCGCTCCAGTCTCTCGGATACCGAAGACTCAAGGAGTTCCCCGGATTCGTGGGGCTCGGCGCGGGGGACAAGACCGACCTCTGGATCGGCCAGGACGACGCGGTCACGAGGGGCGTGCACCTGGCCTTCGCGAGCCGCGACCGCAAGGCCGTCGACGCCTTCCACGCCGCCGCCCTGAAGGCGGGCGGGAAGGACAACGGCGCTCCGGGCCCGCGCGCGCATTACCACCCGCACTACTACGGGGCCTTCGTTCTCGATCCCGACGGCAACAACATCGAGGCCGTCTGCCACGACCCGAAGGGGTAG
- a CDS encoding metallophosphoesterase family protein — MRAGLGPSRGGHSIGVISDTHGLVRPEAIEALRGSELIVHAGDIGAPEVLDALRALAPVVAVRGNNDTDEWGRTLGETEVVEVGDVHLYVLHDLHGLDVDPVAAGFRAVISGHSHRPLAEERRGVLYLNPGSAGPRRFNLPIAVARLRVSGSSLSAEIIELPTRRIPG, encoded by the coding sequence ATGCGGGCCGGCCTGGGCCCCAGCCGCGGAGGGCACTCCATCGGGGTGATCTCCGACACCCACGGTCTGGTGCGTCCCGAGGCGATCGAGGCGCTGCGCGGCTCGGAGTTGATCGTGCACGCCGGGGACATCGGCGCCCCGGAGGTGCTGGACGCCCTGCGCGCGCTGGCCCCGGTGGTGGCCGTGCGCGGCAACAACGACACGGACGAGTGGGGGAGGACCCTCGGCGAGACGGAGGTCGTCGAGGTCGGGGACGTCCATCTCTACGTCCTTCACGATCTGCATGGACTCGACGTCGATCCGGTGGCGGCCGGGTTCCGGGCGGTCATCAGCGGCCATTCGCACAGACCGCTGGCCGAGGAACGCAGAGGCGTGCTGTACTTGAACCCGGGCAGCGCCGGCCCCCGGCGGTTCAACCTCCCGATCGCGGTCGCCCGTCTGCGCGTCAGCGGGTCGTCGCTCTCCGCCGAAATCATCGAGCTCCCCACAAGGAGGATTCCAGGATGA
- a CDS encoding O-methyltransferase yields MDIVNPAIEEYLRRILPPSEEVLVEMERLADRRRFPIVGPLVGRLLFVLARSIGARDIFECGSGFGYSAYWFARALPDGGRVVLTEGSAENCASARGFLGRAGLMGKVVIEKGDALEVLPRYPGPFDIIFCDIDKRDYPRVHPLMKPRLRPGGLFVCDNMLWSGRVASSEHQDDNTLGVRELTRLLYADAELETTLLPLRDGVSVSLRV; encoded by the coding sequence ATGGACATCGTCAACCCGGCCATCGAGGAATACCTGCGTCGCATCCTGCCGCCGTCCGAGGAGGTGCTGGTCGAGATGGAGCGTCTCGCCGATCGTCGGCGGTTTCCGATCGTCGGCCCGCTGGTCGGGCGGTTGCTCTTCGTCCTCGCCCGGTCGATCGGTGCTCGCGACATCTTCGAGTGCGGATCGGGGTTCGGCTACTCGGCATACTGGTTCGCCCGGGCGCTGCCGGACGGCGGGCGGGTCGTGCTGACCGAAGGTTCGGCGGAAAACTGCGCCAGCGCCCGCGGCTTCCTCGGGCGCGCCGGTCTGATGGGGAAGGTGGTGATCGAGAAGGGGGACGCACTGGAGGTCCTGCCGCGATACCCCGGTCCCTTCGACATCATCTTCTGCGACATCGACAAGCGCGACTACCCGCGCGTCCATCCGCTGATGAAGCCGCGTCTGAGACCGGGCGGGCTGTTCGTGTGCGACAACATGCTCTGGTCCGGCCGCGTGGCCTCGAGCGAGCACCAGGACGACAACACGCTCGGCGTGCGCGAGCTGACGCGTCTCCTGTACGCCGACGCGGAGCTCGAAACCACCCTCCTGCCGCTGCGGGACGGTGTCAGCGTCAGCCTCAGGGTCTGA
- a CDS encoding antibiotic biosynthesis monooxygenase, which produces MIARVWTGDTPGTKSDEYLEYLEKTGVKECRATPGNRGVYVLRRVADGRAGFLFISLWESLDAIRAFAGADIDKAVYFPEDRDFLLEMDPHVRHYEVAVAETTGRDDPAC; this is translated from the coding sequence ATGATCGCCCGAGTCTGGACGGGGGACACCCCCGGGACGAAATCGGATGAGTACCTGGAGTATCTCGAGAAGACCGGCGTGAAGGAGTGTCGGGCGACCCCTGGAAACCGGGGTGTCTACGTCCTGAGGCGGGTCGCCGACGGGCGGGCCGGGTTCCTGTTCATCTCGTTGTGGGAGTCGCTCGACGCGATCCGGGCGTTCGCCGGGGCCGATATCGACAAGGCGGTCTACTTCCCGGAGGACCGCGACTTCCTCCTCGAGATGGATCCCCACGTGCGGCACTACGAGGTCGCCGTGGCGGAGACGACGGGCAGGGACGATCCGGCGTGCTAA
- a CDS encoding tryptophanase, which produces MKTIIEPFRIKVVEPIKITNRAYRERVLREAHYNLFQVRAADVTIDLLTDSGTAAMSAEQWSAIMAGDESYAGSRSFYRFEKVAKDLTGFRHIIPVHQGRAAEKILFGIVGGHGKIVPANSHFDTTRANVEYTGAEALDLLIPEGRDPQSEHPFKGNIDLAALESCLSTHGAARVPLVLLTVTNNAGGGQPVSLENIRKTRDITRRHGVPLFLDACRFAENAYFIKLREPGQAGRPVRDIAREMYSLADGCTMSAKKDGLVNIGGFLALNDDDLASRARNLLILTEGFPTYGGLAGRDLEAMAQGLIEVLEEDYLNYRFVSTAYLGAHLTEAGVPILRPVGGHAVYLDALRFVPHIDPAHLPAQALACELYLEAGIRGVEIGSLMFGKSVAMSGGAPATPRMELVRLAIPRRVYTQSHIDYVVEAIVEVHRMRDTIRGLEIEWQAPILRHFTARLRPLSTELR; this is translated from the coding sequence ATGAAGACGATCATCGAGCCCTTTCGCATCAAGGTGGTCGAGCCGATCAAGATCACCAACCGCGCCTACCGCGAAAGAGTCCTCCGCGAGGCGCACTACAACCTGTTCCAGGTGCGCGCCGCGGATGTGACCATCGACCTGCTCACCGACAGCGGCACGGCGGCGATGTCGGCGGAGCAATGGTCGGCCATCATGGCGGGGGACGAGTCGTATGCCGGCAGCCGATCGTTCTACCGCTTCGAGAAGGTCGCGAAGGACCTCACCGGGTTCCGGCACATCATCCCGGTCCACCAGGGCAGGGCGGCCGAGAAGATCCTGTTCGGCATCGTCGGCGGCCACGGGAAGATCGTCCCGGCGAACTCGCACTTCGACACCACGCGCGCCAACGTCGAGTATACCGGGGCCGAGGCCCTCGACCTCCTGATCCCGGAAGGGCGGGACCCCCAGTCCGAGCACCCGTTCAAGGGGAACATCGATCTCGCGGCCCTGGAGAGCTGCCTCAGCACCCACGGTGCCGCGCGTGTGCCGCTGGTCCTTCTCACCGTGACCAACAACGCGGGTGGCGGCCAGCCGGTGTCGCTCGAGAACATCAGGAAGACGCGGGACATCACGAGACGTCACGGAGTCCCCCTGTTCCTCGACGCCTGCCGGTTCGCGGAGAACGCCTACTTCATCAAGCTGCGCGAGCCGGGGCAAGCGGGCCGGCCCGTGCGCGACATCGCGCGCGAAATGTACTCGCTGGCCGACGGTTGCACGATGAGCGCCAAGAAGGACGGGCTGGTGAACATCGGCGGGTTCCTCGCCCTGAACGACGATGACCTCGCCTCCAGGGCCAGGAACCTCCTGATCCTCACCGAGGGGTTCCCCACCTACGGCGGGCTGGCGGGGCGCGATCTCGAGGCCATGGCCCAGGGACTGATCGAGGTCCTGGAGGAGGACTACCTCAATTACCGCTTCGTCTCGACGGCGTATCTCGGTGCCCACCTGACGGAGGCAGGCGTGCCGATCCTCCGTCCGGTGGGAGGGCATGCCGTATACCTCGACGCCCTGCGGTTCGTCCCTCATATCGACCCGGCTCACCTGCCGGCACAGGCCCTGGCGTGCGAGCTCTACCTTGAGGCCGGCATACGGGGCGTCGAGATCGGTTCGTTGATGTTCGGGAAGAGCGTTGCGATGTCGGGCGGGGCCCCGGCCACCCCGCGCATGGAGCTCGTCCGGCTGGCCATCCCGAGACGGGTGTACACCCAGAGCCACATCGACTATGTCGTGGAGGCGATCGTCGAGGTCCACCGCATGCGCGACACGATCCGGGGTCTCGAGATCGAATGGCAGGCTCCTATCCTGAGACACTTCACGGCCCGGCTGCGTCCGCTCTCGACTGAGCTCCGATGA